DNA sequence from the Verrucomicrobiia bacterium genome:
GGAGTCTGTTGTATGAAAATCCTCGGAATGTTCACGATTGCTTCGTTTCTGCTCTTTGCGACCGTTTGCGCGGCCGACAACCACGAAGCGGACAAAGGGTTGGAGGGGAGTTTGCGAGCCGTTCTTAACGAACGTCATGTTCACGTCAACGTCCACGACGGCATTGTCACCCTCGACGGGAAGGTGCCTACCGAAGCGGACCGCCAACGAATCGATTCGCTGGTGCGCGATACCGCCGGTGTGGTGGCGGTAAAGGACAATTTGAAGGTGACTCTCCCTTCGCCAGGAGTGCTGGGCGCGCAACCCTCGACAGTGCCGGTTTATGCAACTCCTCCGCCAGTGGTGGCAACCCCAGCACCGGTGGTGACCGTTCCAACGCCGGTGATTATTCCCCAGTATCCCAAGCTCAAGGTGCAGCCTTGGTCGAGCGACGACGTCTTGGCAGCCAAACGGATTGCCCGCCAGTTGCAAGAGGATGATGTCCCCTCAGCGGGGCTGGAGAATGTGACCATCATGGTCAGGAACGGAACGGTGAGCTTGCAGGGCACGGCGGGTTCGACCGCTCACGATGCGATCATCGCCTCGATCCAGCATGTTAGCGGCCTAACCGCTATCTACGACCAGTTGCAACGGGATTAAGCTTGCAGGTTAACCACAGGCACTGAGGCTCAGAGAAGACTGCGCGAAGCCGCTTTCGGTGGTTTGGTTTTCTCAATGCCTCGGCGCCTGTGCGGGTTGATAATTTCGCTACTACGGTTACCAAGGCGCCGAGCAAGCGGCAGAGGGCTCACCCCTTTTAAGGGAGTTAAAGTTGTGGGGCAAAATGAGGGAAGCGCAATTTGGCGCAACCAAGCGCAATTTACCGCAATTTTTTCCAGGCGCGGAGGGAGGGAGTACGAAGTTTGACATTGAATTTTTAGAAAGGAGACCACCGATTGGGGTTTGGGGGCGCCACCGCCGCTGCGGTGCATTTCGTAGCTTAATTTACCTTAATTTGGTTTAATCTGGCTTAATTTGGCTTAATGGGGGCAAGGGGAAAACTGCAGAATGCCGCGAAGGAAAACTGAAATAGGTCCGGTTGAGTGCGGTTGGCTCCGGTTGACTCCGGTTTTTTTGAGGAAGAGCAGCGAGAGCCAACGTGACGAATCGCCAGTAGCCACCGATAGCCAATAGCCGATGGCCATGGCGTATTGAGTATAGAAGAGGGGAACAGGGGGCGGTAAAACAGGGGGGACACACCCTCACCCCCTTGTTTTGCCGTCAACCCGTCAGGAACACAGAAAGATGGGCATTTTTTTCAAAAAGATCCGTCAATTTCCCGTCAATTATCCGTCAGGCATCCGTCAATTTCGAGATTTCGAGACGCTGGTAGGGGGAAAAAACCGGGCAAGACGCCCGGTGATCTCGCAGGCGAGGACGCCTGCGGCACACGAGGAGGGGAATTGGGCCTAGAAGGTGCTTTACTGCGGGTGGAGTGGGTTCGGAAATGTTAATCGTTTCTGATGAGAGGCGGATAATTGGAAGGAAATGAAGTATGAATAATGATGAAAGCGAGCGAAGAGAAGCAGAGGAGCCCCAGGATAAAAGCAAGGCGGATGTGGCACATCCAGGGCCGGAGGGTAACGGAAGTGGACAGGAAGCGTCCAAGGACGGGACAGTGAAAGGCAAAGGTTCTGGGGCGGAACAGGCGGGCAACGGTTCAGGCGGCGGCTTGAAAGGGCAGGGAGGTGGAGCGCAGGCGGCGGAGAGCGCGGGTCCGGGTTCGGAGGGCGCGGCTGAGATTGGGAGCGAGGAGCGGGAGGCGGAGATGGGGCCGGGCGAGG
Encoded proteins:
- a CDS encoding BON domain-containing protein, encoding MKILGMFTIASFLLFATVCAADNHEADKGLEGSLRAVLNERHVHVNVHDGIVTLDGKVPTEADRQRIDSLVRDTAGVVAVKDNLKVTLPSPGVLGAQPSTVPVYATPPPVVATPAPVVTVPTPVIIPQYPKLKVQPWSSDDVLAAKRIARQLQEDDVPSAGLENVTIMVRNGTVSLQGTAGSTAHDAIIASIQHVSGLTAIYDQLQRD